Genomic segment of Myxococcus stipitatus:
CCGACGACCGCTGCACCCTCCCCTTGCTCTACTTCAGCCAGGCGCCACGCCCCGACACCCTCATTCCGATGGGGGGTGGAACCTGCGATGAACCTCAACGCTTCCACTCCCTGGGGAAGGTCTGGGGACAGGGCTACTACCACCTGGAACCCAACGGAGAATGCATCCTGGACGTGCGCCATGCCAACGCGCTGTACCCCCTGGGGCCTGTCGTGGAGCCTGGCGACTCCTTCGTTCGTGGAACCCTTCGGGAGAAACAGCGTGGCAGGGGCATCAAGGCTTTCGTCATCGCGGGCGAGGATGGGTCTGAGAGCTTCCAATCCCTGCACGACACCACCCACGCGACGGAGTGTCCCGTCCACCTGGCGCGTGACGGGAAGTTTCGATGCCTGCCCGTCGACGAACCCATGGGCGTGAGCGACGCCGTTTCAGTGGAGCCGACCTGCACCGAACGCGCGCTCGCGACGTTGTTCCGCGTGGCATGCACCCCTCCTCGCTTCGCGTTGCTCTCCGACAACGAGGAGGCATGCCATCCCGAGGTCTCCGTCATCGCGGTCGGCGAGGAGGTCCGCTATCCCTTTACGTACCCTGTAAACAGCTCCACCTGCATGCAGTTCGCCCCTGGGCCCGGGTACACGAGCTACTATCGTACAGGCGCTGAACTTCCCGCCAGGAATTGGCCCGAGGCAAAGGAACTCGACCTTGAGGTTCATGGCCGACTCACCGTGCGAGGCATGGAGGTGGGTGGAGCGGTGAAGATACCCACGGAGCTCTTCGACTCCGCGTTGGGTGTCCGCTGCACCTTCGAGCGAGTCCCAGACGGCACACTCCGGTGCATCCCGTTTACCGGTGCCACACTCTCCCAGATCCGGTACTTCGCGGATGCGGCCTGCACGACTCCGGTCACTCCCAGGTATCGTATCGCCTGCACCGCCGACCGCTATGCCACCCTTCATGACGCTTCGGGGCCCACTGCTGGCGTCCGTGTCTACAACCTGGGGCCGCGACACGAAGGGACTGTCTATATCAGCCCAAGCGCCGGGCCCCCGTACACCTCATGCATGGAGATAGTGAGAAAGCCTCAGGACGCCTACTACCTGCTCGGGGCGGAGGTCGACTCCACGTCGTTGGTCCAGGGAATCGAGACCATGAACTGACGAAGCCCCTGCTTCGACAGCCAAGAAGCGGGCGCATTGGCTGTCAGGCACTCCGGGTTGGCGGCCATCACCCTGCTTCGGCTCCGTAGAGCTTGGAGTCGATGAACTGAGTGATGCGCGGCCCCGCCACCTGTTCCTGGCGGGGCCGTCACTCATGAGTCCTTTCTGGCCCCTCTGAGCGACGTGCCCCGGCGTCCTCTGGGAATGTCTGCTCGACGACTCGGCCCAACCCCAGACGCAGGAGGTCTTTTGACTGGTGAGCACATCCCGCCACCGCGCGACCTTTCCATGCGGAGGCGAGAGGTTTTCCGGAGACCGTGTCCGGGAGCGATGTGAGCCCCGGAGCCCCAGACATGGCCCCCTTGACGGCGCATCAAGGATTGTCACTCTACTGCCCTATCCCTCCCGCCATTCATCCCCGCGCGGAAGCAGTAGAAGCCATGACCCAGGAATGGACCGCGCGCCAGCGCCTCTACGTCGACAAGCGCGGACTGCTGCGCCTCTCCCGCCTTCGAGCCGGGGAGTTCGTCTCACGCATCATGCCGTCGGGCTCCGAGCCCGCGCTGCAAGTCGCCGTCGACTTCTTCGTCTGGCTCTTCGCGTTCGATGACGCCTTCTGCGACGAAGACGCCTTCGGACAACCGCCCCACGGCATGGCCGCCTACGCGGGCCTCCTGGGACATCTGCTGGACTCCCCCCAGACACGCATCCTCCCCGAAGACCCCTTTGCCCAGAGCCTGAGAGGGCTCCAACAACGACTGGTCCGTCACGCGAGCCCCGTGCAGCTCCACCGTTGGTCCGACGCCGTCCGAGGCTATCTCCACGGCCAGGTCTGGGAGGCCGCCAATCGCGATGCCCAACGCGTCTGCGACCTCGAGACATACATCACGCTGCGACTCTACAGCGGCGCGGTGATGGCGTGCCCCACGCTCATCGACGTCGTCAATGGACAGGAATTGTCCGCCGAGGAGCTGTCACGCCCCCTGGTTCGCGCGGCGAGCGAAGTCGCCGCGACCCTCGTCATCTGGGACAACGACCTCATCTCCCACCAGAAGGAGCTGCACACCCGCGGCGAGCTGCACAACCTCCTCACGGTGCTGATGCACGCGCGCCGCTGCTCGGAAGCCGAAGCCAGACACGAGGCCCTGCGCATGCGCGACGCGCTGATGGCGCTGCTCCTGCGGCTGCTGGCCCAGGGACAAGCGGAGGCCAGCCGCCCGCTGTCGATGTACCTGAAGGGCCTGGGGCACTTCGTACGCGCGAACATCGACTGGAGCAATGTCTCCGGCCGCTACTTCGACCCGGAGCTTCGCGCCCCCACGGACAACGTCATGGCGTGCGAAGTCCCCACCCGGGACGCAGTGACACTGACGCCACTGCCCATCGCCTCGGTTCAGTGGTGGTGGGAATGCCTGTCGCCGGAGAAGTGAGCGCCCTTCAATACAACGTGCCGCACGCGGCGATGCGCTGGACCCGGAGCGCGGCGAGCCGCTCCAACGGCTCCGCCACCTCCCGCCCCTCCAGCGCCTCCACGGCTCGCGCGACGGCATCCAGCGTGGACATGCCCGAGGGATGCGAAGGCTCGCGGAGCCGGAGCAGGCCCGGCTCCGGCGGGGGCAGGACCAGGCGAGGCAGGGCTCGCAGCTCGGGCAGCCGCTGCGTCATCCGCCGCGCCTGCGACCAGCTCGCATCCAACACCACGAGCTGCCGCGGCGGCGGTGCATCCGGGGGCGCCGTGGGGCCATCCGGGTAGAGCAGCCAGGTCCCCGGCTCCGAGAGCAGCTCCAGGTCCGTCCCACTGGGCGCGCCGTGGATGATGACCTGCGAGTTCGGCATCGCCAGCGCCGCCACCCGGCCCGTGTTGCTCTTCTTCGCGATCTCCATCACGTGCTGAAGCAGGAGGATTCGCGTCCGTGTCTGAACCTGGGGAATCTCGGCACACAGACACAGGTGACGAGACAGGTTGCAACGGGAGCAACGAGGGCGACTGGCAAGACGTGAAGACATCCCCCGACATCATCGTCCGGCCGAGGGTGGAACAGAAGCGCTCAGTTCCCCGCATCCCATATCCGGGCAGCCCCACCCCGCTTGTGGGAATCCAGGGAAGCCCCCGCACTCGCTCGCCGAGGACACCGCCCCTGGCATCTCGCTTGCTCAAGAGTCAGGCCAGCCTGGCCACCGGGTGGCTTCGGGCACCGTATCTCGCCTGAGTTGGAGTGCTGGATGACGCGCCTTCCTCATGAGTTCCGCCTCGCCGTGCGCCGCCTGCGCGACAGCCCCGGCTTCACCCTGGTGGCGGTCCTGACACTGGCGCTCGGAGTGGGCGCCAACAGCGCCATCTTCAGCGTGGTGGACGCAGTCTTGCTGCGGCCCCTCCCCATGGAGGCCCCCGAGCAGCTCGTCCGCCTGTACAGCGGCAGCGGGTACGAGGACCACGGGCCCTCCTCTCCGCCCGACTTCCTCGACATGCGAGCCCAGTCCCGCTCCTTCTCAGGCATGGTGGCGCTGCGCACGACCCAGTTGAGCCTCGGAGGGGAAGGCGTGGTGCCCGAGCGGCTCCGAGGCACCACCAGCACCGCGGACTTCTTCGAGGTGATGGGCTCTCGCGTGGCGCTCGGTCGGGCCTTCCGACAGGAGGACTCTCAACCGGGGCAGGAGCGTGTGGTGGTGCTGAGCCATGGGCTGTGGAGCCGCCTGTTTCAAGCCAGCCCCGAGGTGCTCGGCCGAACGCTCTGGATTGGAGGCGTGCGCCACTCCGTGGTGGGCGTGGCTCGCGAGGGCTTCGACTTCCCCGAGCAGACCCAGCTCTGGGTGCCCGCCGTCCAGGACGAGGGGTTCACGTCGCCGGGTGCCCGCGGCAATCGCTCCCAGCGAATCTACGCGCGGCTGAAGCCCGGCGTCCGCCTGGAGGCGGCCCAAGCGGATGTGGCCGGCGTGGCCGCGCGCCTGGCACAGGAGAACCCGCGCTCGAACACTGGCATCCGAGCCCTGGTGGAGCCGCTGCGGGACTCCCTGGTGGGGAACGTGAAGCCCGCGCTGCTCCTGCTCCTCGGGGCGGTGGGGCTGGTGCTGCTCATCGCGTGCGCCAACCTCTCCAACCTGCTCCTCGCCCGCGCGGTGAGCCGCCGAGGTGAGCTGTCCGTGCGCCTGGCCCTGGGCGCGAGCCGAGGCGACATCATCCGACAGCTCCTCGTCGAGAGCATGGTGCTGGCGGGGATGGGCTCGCTCGCGGGCATCCTCTTGTCGGGCTGGTTGCTGGATGTCCTCCTGGGCCTGTCGCCCCAGGGCATTCCAGGGCTCGAGCACGTGGCCATCGACGCGCGAAGCCTCGCCTTCACCTGTGGCCTGGGGTTGCTCACCGCGCTCCTGTTCGGATGGCTGCCCGCGCTCCAGGCTTCACGGGAGCATCCCGCCGCCAGCCTCCGGGACGTGGGCGCGAAGGGAAGCACGCGAGGTGGAGGCCGCGCGCGACAGGCGCTCATCGTCGGGGAGACGGCGCTCGCGATGGTGCTGCTTGTCTGTGGTGGGTTGCTGCTCAAGAGCTTCCACCACCTGCGGGAGGTGGACCCCGGCTTCCGCCCGGAGGGGGCGCTCGCCTTCGAGCTGGACCTGCCGGATTCCACCTATGGCTGGGCCACCCCCGCGACGCGGGACTTCTACGACGGACTGCTGGAGCGGCTGCGGGCGCTTCCCGGCGTCGAGGCCGTAGGCGCCGTCCAGGGGCTCCCGCTGGGGGGCCGCAACCTCATCTCCACCCTGCGCGACCTGGCCTTGCCGGAGCCTCCGCCCGGTGAGGAGCCAGTCACCCAGGTGAGCATCGTGACACCGGGCTATGCGCAGGCCCTGGGGTTGAGGCTGGTGCGAGGCCGGTGGCTGGAGTCCGGCGACGGCGCGAGTGAGGGGCATCGCGCGGTGCTCCTCAGCGAGGAGGCCGCCCGCCGCTACTGGCCCGGGCAGGACCCCATGGGACGAGAGGTGGAGGTCGGCGCCGACTTCGGCAACGGCCGCCTTGGAGGACGGGTGGTGGGCATCGTGGGTGACGTGCGCCACGAAGGGCTCTCCAAGGCGCCCTTCCCTCAAGTCTATGCGCCCTTCACCCAGGCGCTCGGCGGGCGGATGACGGTGGTGCTCCGGACGAAGGACGCGCCGCTCACCCTCGCGGAGCCGGTGCGCGCGGAGGTGCGGGCACTCGACGCCAGCCTGCCCGTGGGCAACCTGCGGCCCCTGGAGGCACTGGTGGGCGAGGCGCTGTCCCAGCCGCGCTTCTACATGCTGGTGACGACCGCTTTCGCGGCGCTGGCGCTGACGCTGGCGGCCGTGGGGCTGTCCGGGGTCATCGCGCATGCGGTGAGCCACCGGACGCGGGAGTTCGGCATCCGCATGGCGCTGGGCGCACGGGGCGGAGAGATTCTCAAGGGGGTGATGGGGCAGTACCTGCGGCTGACGCTGTGTGGACTCGCCGTCGGGCTCGGGTTGGCCTTCGCCGCCACCCGGATGATGGCGGGGCTGGTGTATGGCGTCGGGCCTTCGGACCCGCTGACGTACGTCTGCGCCTCCGCGCTCCTGGCTTCCGTGGCGCTGGTGGCCAGCTATGTGCCGGCCCTCCGCGCCACCCGGGTCGACCCCCTCATCGCCCTGCGCGGGGATTGAGCGTCGCACTCCACCGTGCAGCCGAATGCACAGGCACGACCCACCCGTGTGCCCGCCCTTGCACACACGGTTGAATCCCCTCGTCCCGCGAGGCCCTTCGCGCCGATGGCACCCACGATGCACTGAGCCATGGAGGCTCGTTCCCTCCAGCCAAGGTGAGGCATCATGCCCTGGCCCCTGAGGGGACGGTCGGACGGCGAATCACGCCGCTTCCGGTTCGCGAAAGGGTGGCCATGGAGTCGGCGTCTGGCGTCCTGCTGTTCATCTTGGTCTGCGGTCCCATCCCCCTCGTGTGGGGGCTCAAGCTCCTGGTGAGTCGGAGCTCCTCGCCGCTCGCGCGCTTCGCCGGGGCCATCCTGGCGCTGGGCGGTGGCGCGGTGACGGGGCTCGTGGCCTGGCTCATCCACGAGTTGACCACGAGCAGCTTCTCGAAGGGACGCGTCCTGCGGCTCCAAGGTCGCGCCCGCGTGGCGCGCCGAGCCCTCGGTCAAGGCTGGACGGACGACGCCGTGCCCGACCTCTCGGGGCTCTCGGCCTGGCAGCGAACGGTGCTGGGCGAGGCGTGGCTGTACTCGGCGGGGATGGAGCATGCGTCGGTCCCTGCCTTCTCGAAGCTGTCGCTCAAGCTCTCCGCGCTGGGGGCGCCGTCGGCGCTGCTCGAGGACTGCCACCTCGCGGCCCTGGACGAGGTCCGCCATGCCCGAAGGTGCTTCGCCATGGCCCGCGCCTACTCGGGAATGCCGTGGACCGCGGGGACACTCCCAGCGCTCGCACAGGCCGCTTCACAGCCGCTTCCCACCGGCACGGAGAACGACTGGGCTCGACTGGTCCGAGGTTCACTCCTGGATGGGTGCTTGAGCGAGGGGCTCGCCTCACGCGTCGCCGAAGAGGGCGCGAGCCGGGCCACGGACCCCGTCGTGCGAGAGACATTGTTGGTCATCGCCGAGGACGAGGGGCGCCACGCGGAGCTGGGTTGGGACGTCCTCGACTTCGCCCTGGAGCGAGGTGGCCGGAGCGCGAGGGACGCCCTGCGACAGGCCCTCTCGGAGCTGGACTCACGGCAGGCCCCCGCCATGCCTCCCATCCCTGGCGTCGATGAGGCGTTCCTCGCGCGAAACGGCCTGCTCCCCCAAGCGGAGCTGGGACGCCTGATGCGCCTGTGCATCGAGGCCACCCGCGCCCGGGCCGAAGCCCTGCTCGCCCCGTCGCCCTCCGAGCACCGTTTGAGCTTTCAGCAACATCCCGTCTAGCATCGGGGCCGCCTTGGGGACGCGGCACGCGGGGGCCCCTTCGACAGCGGCAGACAGGATGGACTCGTGAAGGTTCTCCACCCGGGCCAGACACCTCAGACGCTGCTCCAGCTCCGCCCGCTCGCCGGCAGCATCCAGCGCATCGCCGTGCGTTCAGAAACCAACATCTCCGTGCGCCATTCCGGCCGCACGCGCGAGCTGCCCTCGCCTCCCGGCATCCAGATGAACCTCACCGTGGAGGTCTCTCGCATCGCCCCGGATGGAGAGATTCACTACCGCTTCGCGCTGGACCAGATGGACCTGCTCGTGAAGGCGGGCACGCCCCAGAAGGAGGCGGAGGCCCTTCGCGCCGAGCTCGCGCCCCTCCCTGGCCTGCGCGGCGAGGGGCGCGTGAGCCCCGACGGCCGCTCGAGTCACTTCCACGCGGCGCTCCCCTCCGACCTTGCCCCGCACCTCCGCGAGCCCCTCCAACAGCTCCTCAAGACGTTGGGCGGCATGGGCACGTTCCTCCCTTCGTCCCCGGTGGGGCTGGGAGCGCGCTGGGAACACCAGACACCCACGCCTCCCTCCACCACCACGGTGGAGCTCAAACGTCTGGAGAAGCAGGAGGTGGGATTGAAGTTGGAGCTGTACGCCCCACCCTCCTCCACCGAACCCCGCACCCAGAGCCGGGGGGCGGGGGGCTGTGTGATGAGCTTGGACAGACTCTGGCCCCTCCAATACGAGCTGGAGGTGGAGACCCACACGCAAGTCCAATCCCAGGACGACGGGCCCCCCAGACGTCTGGAGACCACCACCCACCTTCGCATGCGAATGCGGGAGCGCTCCTTCACTTCTCCCCTTCTGCGTCCTTCCGCCTACCTGCGTTGAATGGGTGGATTCAAATGGACCCACGCAACTCCAGACCCTCGATTCCAGACAAACAAAGAGGAGTCCCGCGCTCGCACTGACGTCGGCATGGGGGGAGCTCCGTGCTTCATCACGGCTCGTTGCAAGGCTGGCAGAGAGGTGCACGATGGCACTCGATGGGACCGGGAACAGCAGGCGGCTGACGACGCAGGTTCCGGTGAGGCGACCTTCCGAGGAAGCCCGTCCGGCCGCCCCCAAGCCCGCGGAGCGCAAGCCGGCCGAGCGCCATGAGCGCTCCAGCTTCACGCCGCAGAATCCGCAGGTGAAGCCCGGGCAGAGCGCGGAGTCCTCGTCGCTCCTCACGGAGAACTCGCGCGACGGCAAGGCCAACTGCCTGGATGTCGCCGCCGACTGGGTGGACAAGGCCACGCCCGCGCTGCGCGCCCGCTCGGAGATGGTGTTCCTCAAGGACTCGCGTCCCGGCGCCGAGGGCCAGTCCGGACACGTGGTGATCCGCCAGGGGGACCGCGTCGTCGACCCCTCCTCGGGCAAGAACTACGACAACCTCCAGGCCTTCCTGAAGGAACAGCCCCACTACCAGCCCGCGGGCACCCTCTCCGGGAATGCGGCGGCGAAGATCTTCGCGGCGCCGCCGGGCTCCGCGGAGCGCCAGCGCGCCATCTCCGAGGCGAAGGTTCCCGACTCCCTCCAGCGGATGATGGTCGCGGACTCGCCCCAGGCCGCGCCGACGACCCAGGCTCCCGCCTATTCGCAGGCCGACGCGGACCGCGACGCGGCGTCCCTCTATGACGCCATGGAGGGAGGCGTCACCGGCTGGGGCACGGACGAGGACAAGATCTTCAAGACGCTGGAGGGCAAGACGCCCGAGCAGATCAACCTCATCCGCAAGGGCTACAAGGACCACTACGGCAAGGACATGGACTCCGTCATCCGCGACGAGCTGAGCGGCGCGGACGAGAAGCACGCCATGGCCCTGCTCCAGGGCGACCCGGCCAAGAGCGCCGCGGTGCAGGTGCAGGCGGAGCTGGACGGCGTCTTCGGCTCGAACGAGGACCTGCTCAAGGTGCTGGAGAAGCAGACGCCCGAGCAGCGGCAGGCCACCGCGCAGAAGTTCGCGGAGATGAATGGCGGCCTCAAGCCCGGCCAGTCGGCGCAGGACTTCATGCTCGACAGGCTGGGCAAGGAGCTCAACCCGGAGCAGCTCGGCCGCGCTCGCAACATGCTGGCCGCGGGTCAATCCCAGACACCCGAGCAGAAGAACCAGCTGGAGGCCCAGGCCATCAAGGACGGCCTCAAGAAGGACATGGACGGGTGGGGCACGGACGAGGACCGCATCTTCGAGCGCCTGGAGAAGGCCACGCCGGAGCAGCGCAAGATTCTCGCGCAGGACGAGGCGCTCAAGAACCGGCTGAAGGACGAGCTGGGCACGGAGGACTTCGACCGGGCCATGGGGTTGATGCAAGACAACCCGGCCAAGGCGGATGCGGCCCGCCTCACCAGCGCCATGAATGGTTTCTTCGGCGCGGACGAGTCGGGCGTGCGCTCCGTCCTCGAGGGCAAGAAGCCCGAGGAGCTGGAGCGCATCAAGGCCGAGTATCAGACGATGACCGGCAAGTCCCTCGAGGACGAGATTCGCAAGTGGGACGGCGCGGACAAGGACGTGACGCTGCGCCTGCTCAACCCACCCAAGGAAGGCGACACGCAGGGCCGCGCGGACGCCGCCGCCGAGAAGCTCAAGCTGGCCGTGGATGGCGCGGGCACCGACGAGGACGCCATCCGCAACGTGCTGAAGGGCAAGTCCAAGGCGGAGATCAACGACATCTCCGCCGCGTATCAGCGGAAGTATGGCGAGGACCTGCGCTCGCGACTGGACTCCGAGCTCAGCGGCCGGGACCACCTGGAGCTGGTGAAGCAGGACTTCGACCTGGGCGCGGTGAATGACAAGGACCCCGGCGCGGCGCAGGAGCGCGTGCGCCGGCTGCGCGAGCAACAGGCCAATGAGTCCGGCTTCGGCACCTGGGTCCTGGACAACGTCCAGCGAGGCATCAAGGGCGGCGAGTCCGACAACGACAGACTCAACCGGACGTTGGGAGACGCCGAGCGCGCCATCCAGTCCGGCGATACGCGGACGGCCGACCGCTCCGTCGGGTTCGCCACGGATGACGTGAAGTCGTTGCAGAGCAGCAAGGACTCGCTCGCCGAGGGCGCGGCGACGGCCGCCGTGGTGGTGGCGACCACCGCCGCCGTGGTGGCCACGGGCGGCGCGGCGACGCCGCTGGCTCTCGCGGGTTACGCGGCCCTGGGCGCGACGACGCGGGCCGCCACGTACGAGCTGATTCAAGGCGGCGCCGCGGGCTGGGAGGACGCAGGTCGCCAGGCGCTGATTGGCGCCGTCGAGGGCGGCACCGTCGTCCTTCCGGTGACCAAGGGCGCAAGCATCGCGACCACCACCGCCGCGAAGAGCGTGGCGACGACGGCGGGACGGGAGGTCGCGGAGAACACGGTCCTCACCGCCGCCAGGCAGGGCGTCAAGGAAGGCGTGGTCGGCGGCGCGGCGGGCGGCGCGGTGGATGCGGCCACCCGGAGCGAGACCTGGCAGAACGGCCTCGCGGACGGACTGACCCGCGTGGCCGAGCAGGCCGCCACGGGCGCCGTCATCGGCGGGACGGCGGGCGGGTTGACCTCCGCGGGGCTCACGAAGGCGCTCCAGCCGAAGGAGATTCCCGTGGTGCGCAACCCGGAGCTGACCGGGAACACCGCGCACGTGCGCTACGACGATGGCCGCGTCCGGGTCGAGGTCGGCCCCAACGTCTCGCCCGCGCAGCTGAAGGCGCACATGGACGTGGCTCGCGAGCTCCAGAAGTTCGACGGGCCGCTGGGCAAGCTGCGCGAGATGAAGAGCCGACTCCAGGAGAAGCTGACCGGCATGCCCGGCTACGGCTCGCAGGGCTTCGAGTCCCAGCTGGAGGTCAAGAAGCTCAAGGGCCTCATCGGCGAGCTGGAGAAGACCGAGGCCGCCACGGTGGGCAGCCTCAAGAACGCGGGGAAGACGCCCGAGTCCTCCACGGAGCTCGCGCGCATCCGCTCCGAGCTGGACAGCCTGAACACGCAGCTTCGCGCGCACGAGACCGCGGTCGACTCGCTGGTGCCCGCTCGCGGGTACGTGGCGGCGGAGGCGCGCGCGGGCGCCGAGCGCGCCAAGGCCAACGGCTGGCCCGACGCGGAGAAGGGCTATTATTGGACCCTCCGCTCGGGCCAGACGGAGCCCCAATACATCAGGTCCTCCTCGGACCTCCCGCGCAGGGAGTACGACACGGACCTGGGGAAGTTCGTCAACTCCGCGGATGAAGGCCCCAAGCCTCCGAAGCGCTTCGAGCCGGGCACCACGGCCGAGAAGGCCTTCGATGAGCTGGGCGGGAACGACCCCACGACGCCCTTCGGCAAGTGGGTGACCACGATGGAGAACGCGAAGATCGTTCCCGAAGGGGCCGACCCGACGAAGTCGCTTCGGGAGAACATCATCGCGTCCCTGAAGAAGAACGAGGGCGCACTGGCGGGAGCCACCCACGACAACATCCGCCACGGCCTGAAGGGGCCCTACAAAGACAAGCTCCTGGACCACATCACCAACCCCGCGCATCTGGAGACGACCCAGAAGTACCAGGACGTGCTCGCGCGGACAGGCGACGCGCAGCAGGCGCTCCGCGCCGCGAGCCATGACGAGATGCTCACCGTCTCCAATGGCATGGCCATCAAGGAGCAGGGAAACCTGGCGGAGGCCTGGTACCTGAAGACCTTCGGCACCCAGGACTCGAGCACCCAGGTCTCCATCACCCAGGACCACGCGAAGGCGCAGGGCGTGACGCTGGAGAAGGACCGCTTCGCGGACCAGGTGGAGGTCAATGACGGCACGGTGCGCGAGCTGAAGAACGTCTACACGGCCCTGGGGCCCGACGAGAAGAAGCAGTTCGGCGACCTGGTGAAGATTGCCAGCCAGAACCTCCAGGTGAAGGCCAAGGTCGGCGACGACTTCGCCAATGTGGAGGCCAAATCCCTGGTCATGTCCTTCCTCGACCCGCGCGGCGTCAAAGCCAACACGAACTTCATGAAGGACCAGCTGGAGAAGCTCCCGGATGGCGCCCCGGTGAAGTTCGAGATCTTCAATGCGAACGGGGAGCGGAAGTTCATCACCCAGGCCGACCAGCAGGAGCTGGGGACCCCGGCGATGGAGGCCTGGCTCAAGGGCGAAGCCCCCTGGAAGTTGCCGTCCGAGGGATAGAAGGCGGGCTAGAGTGGGGACTGGAGGGTGTCGATGGTGAAGAGCTTGAAGATCGGCCTGTCGGGCCCCGACCTCGCGGCCATCCTGAAGTCCGTTCCGGGGCGGCTGACTCCGCGTGGCCCGCCGAGCTACCTGGCCTTGGATGACCAGGAGACACCTCCCAGCGCGGATTGGCTGGGACAGATGGTGCGCGGCGAGCTGTCCTCGATGGCGAGGTGGTCCGGAGATGGGGACCCCTTCCTGTCCCTGGACAAGGGCGAGCTGG
This window contains:
- a CDS encoding terpene synthase family protein, coding for MTQEWTARQRLYVDKRGLLRLSRLRAGEFVSRIMPSGSEPALQVAVDFFVWLFAFDDAFCDEDAFGQPPHGMAAYAGLLGHLLDSPQTRILPEDPFAQSLRGLQQRLVRHASPVQLHRWSDAVRGYLHGQVWEAANRDAQRVCDLETYITLRLYSGAVMACPTLIDVVNGQELSAEELSRPLVRAASEVAATLVIWDNDLISHQKELHTRGELHNLLTVLMHARRCSEAEARHEALRMRDALMALLLRLLAQGQAEASRPLSMYLKGLGHFVRANIDWSNVSGRYFDPELRAPTDNVMACEVPTRDAVTLTPLPIASVQWWWECLSPEK
- a CDS encoding tRNA-uridine aminocarboxypropyltransferase: MSSRLASRPRCSRCNLSRHLCLCAEIPQVQTRTRILLLQHVMEIAKKSNTGRVAALAMPNSQVIIHGAPSGTDLELLSEPGTWLLYPDGPTAPPDAPPPRQLVVLDASWSQARRMTQRLPELRALPRLVLPPPEPGLLRLREPSHPSGMSTLDAVARAVEALEGREVAEPLERLAALRVQRIAACGTLY
- a CDS encoding ABC transporter permease, which codes for MTRLPHEFRLAVRRLRDSPGFTLVAVLTLALGVGANSAIFSVVDAVLLRPLPMEAPEQLVRLYSGSGYEDHGPSSPPDFLDMRAQSRSFSGMVALRTTQLSLGGEGVVPERLRGTTSTADFFEVMGSRVALGRAFRQEDSQPGQERVVVLSHGLWSRLFQASPEVLGRTLWIGGVRHSVVGVAREGFDFPEQTQLWVPAVQDEGFTSPGARGNRSQRIYARLKPGVRLEAAQADVAGVAARLAQENPRSNTGIRALVEPLRDSLVGNVKPALLLLLGAVGLVLLIACANLSNLLLARAVSRRGELSVRLALGASRGDIIRQLLVESMVLAGMGSLAGILLSGWLLDVLLGLSPQGIPGLEHVAIDARSLAFTCGLGLLTALLFGWLPALQASREHPAASLRDVGAKGSTRGGGRARQALIVGETALAMVLLVCGGLLLKSFHHLREVDPGFRPEGALAFELDLPDSTYGWATPATRDFYDGLLERLRALPGVEAVGAVQGLPLGGRNLISTLRDLALPEPPPGEEPVTQVSIVTPGYAQALGLRLVRGRWLESGDGASEGHRAVLLSEEAARRYWPGQDPMGREVEVGADFGNGRLGGRVVGIVGDVRHEGLSKAPFPQVYAPFTQALGGRMTVVLRTKDAPLTLAEPVRAEVRALDASLPVGNLRPLEALVGEALSQPRFYMLVTTAFAALALTLAAVGLSGVIAHAVSHRTREFGIRMALGARGGEILKGVMGQYLRLTLCGLAVGLGLAFAATRMMAGLVYGVGPSDPLTYVCASALLASVALVASYVPALRATRVDPLIALRGD
- a CDS encoding ferritin-like domain-containing protein: MESASGVLLFILVCGPIPLVWGLKLLVSRSSSPLARFAGAILALGGGAVTGLVAWLIHELTTSSFSKGRVLRLQGRARVARRALGQGWTDDAVPDLSGLSAWQRTVLGEAWLYSAGMEHASVPAFSKLSLKLSALGAPSALLEDCHLAALDEVRHARRCFAMARAYSGMPWTAGTLPALAQAASQPLPTGTENDWARLVRGSLLDGCLSEGLASRVAEEGASRATDPVVRETLLVIAEDEGRHAELGWDVLDFALERGGRSARDALRQALSELDSRQAPAMPPIPGVDEAFLARNGLLPQAELGRLMRLCIEATRARAEALLAPSPSEHRLSFQQHPV
- a CDS encoding annexin, with product MALDGTGNSRRLTTQVPVRRPSEEARPAAPKPAERKPAERHERSSFTPQNPQVKPGQSAESSSLLTENSRDGKANCLDVAADWVDKATPALRARSEMVFLKDSRPGAEGQSGHVVIRQGDRVVDPSSGKNYDNLQAFLKEQPHYQPAGTLSGNAAAKIFAAPPGSAERQRAISEAKVPDSLQRMMVADSPQAAPTTQAPAYSQADADRDAASLYDAMEGGVTGWGTDEDKIFKTLEGKTPEQINLIRKGYKDHYGKDMDSVIRDELSGADEKHAMALLQGDPAKSAAVQVQAELDGVFGSNEDLLKVLEKQTPEQRQATAQKFAEMNGGLKPGQSAQDFMLDRLGKELNPEQLGRARNMLAAGQSQTPEQKNQLEAQAIKDGLKKDMDGWGTDEDRIFERLEKATPEQRKILAQDEALKNRLKDELGTEDFDRAMGLMQDNPAKADAARLTSAMNGFFGADESGVRSVLEGKKPEELERIKAEYQTMTGKSLEDEIRKWDGADKDVTLRLLNPPKEGDTQGRADAAAEKLKLAVDGAGTDEDAIRNVLKGKSKAEINDISAAYQRKYGEDLRSRLDSELSGRDHLELVKQDFDLGAVNDKDPGAAQERVRRLREQQANESGFGTWVLDNVQRGIKGGESDNDRLNRTLGDAERAIQSGDTRTADRSVGFATDDVKSLQSSKDSLAEGAATAAVVVATTAAVVATGGAATPLALAGYAALGATTRAATYELIQGGAAGWEDAGRQALIGAVEGGTVVLPVTKGASIATTTAAKSVATTAGREVAENTVLTAARQGVKEGVVGGAAGGAVDAATRSETWQNGLADGLTRVAEQAATGAVIGGTAGGLTSAGLTKALQPKEIPVVRNPELTGNTAHVRYDDGRVRVEVGPNVSPAQLKAHMDVARELQKFDGPLGKLREMKSRLQEKLTGMPGYGSQGFESQLEVKKLKGLIGELEKTEAATVGSLKNAGKTPESSTELARIRSELDSLNTQLRAHETAVDSLVPARGYVAAEARAGAERAKANGWPDAEKGYYWTLRSGQTEPQYIRSSSDLPRREYDTDLGKFVNSADEGPKPPKRFEPGTTAEKAFDELGGNDPTTPFGKWVTTMENAKIVPEGADPTKSLRENIIASLKKNEGALAGATHDNIRHGLKGPYKDKLLDHITNPAHLETTQKYQDVLARTGDAQQALRAASHDEMLTVSNGMAIKEQGNLAEAWYLKTFGTQDSSTQVSITQDHAKAQGVTLEKDRFADQVEVNDGTVRELKNVYTALGPDEKKQFGDLVKIASQNLQVKAKVGDDFANVEAKSLVMSFLDPRGVKANTNFMKDQLEKLPDGAPVKFEIFNANGERKFITQADQQELGTPAMEAWLKGEAPWKLPSEG